The Astyanax mexicanus isolate ESR-SI-001 chromosome 24, AstMex3_surface, whole genome shotgun sequence genome has a segment encoding these proteins:
- the cxxc1b gene encoding CXXC-type zinc finger protein 1b isoform X1 — MDSELSDMDHTPALDNSSMEEENAPLYCICRKPDINCFMIGCDSCNEWFHGHCINVTEKMAKAIREWYCKRCQDKDPSLEIKYRSKKNREKDGEIHRAEKRSSTPDFKLEKRRGSKVKRSARMCGECEPCRRTEDCAQCDFCKDMKKFGGPNKIRQKCRLRQCVVRARKMLRVRDEELSLRERRDNIMHRRYSDEFDGNEMELFQQYKEQNLMWGSEDEDVPVFSPVRRKKAIKVKHVKRREKKFDKKKESRRHKQKQKHKDRIRHNSRVDGRQVGDLHQCLGPNCIEAARPNSKYCSEDCGMKLAANRIYEILPQRIQQWQQSPCVAEEQGRKQLERIRREQQAARLRLAEMERRFHELEGIIAKAKQQDVQQDEEVSETEGEDTDLQIFCVSCSHPINPKVALRHMERCYAKYESQTSFGSIFPTRIEGATRLFCDVYNPQSKTYCKRLQVLCPEHSRDPKVPVDEVCGCPLVRNVFEESGEFCRVSKRKCNKHYCWEKLRRAEVDLERVRVWYKLDELFEQERNVRTAMTNRAGLLALMLHQTIQHDPLTTDLRSNKDR, encoded by the exons ATG GACAGTGAGTTGTCAGACATGGATCACACTCCAGCTCTGGATAACAGCAGCATGGAGGAGGAGAACGCTCCGCTCTACTGCATCTGTCGGAAACCAGATATCAACTGTTTTATGAT CGGCTGCGACAGCTGTAACGAGTGGTTTCATGGTCACTGTATAAACGTAACGGAGAAGATGGCCAAAGCTATCAGAGAGTGGTACTGCAAGAGATGCCaag ACAAGGACCCGTCTCTAGAGATCAAATATCGATCCAAGAAGAATCGAGAAAAGGACGGAGAAATTCACCGAGCTGAGAAACGCTCCAGTACTCCAGACTTCAAACTGGAAAAACGCAGAGGATCTAAA GTGAAGCGTTCAGCGCGGATGTGTGGTGAGTGTGAACCCTGCCGGCGCACCGAGGACTGCGCTCAGTGTGATTTCTGCAAAGATATGAAAAAATTTGGAGGCCCAAACAAAATCCGTCAGAAATGTCGACTGAGGCAGTGTGTCGTTCGCGCTCGG AAAATGCTGCGAGTGCGGGATGAGGAGTTATCTCTGCGCGAGAGGAGGGATAATATAATGCACAGACGATACTCGGACGAGTTCGACGGGAACGAGATGGAGCTGTTCCAGCAGTACAAAGAGCAGAACCTG ATGTGGGGCAGTGAGGACGAGGACGTCCCGGTGTTCAGTCCGGTCCGCCGCAAAAAAGCTATTAAAGTCAAACATGTTAAACGCAGAGAgaagaaatttgacaaaaag AAAGAGTCCCGGCGtcacaaacagaaacagaagcataaagaccgaattcggcacaacagccgAGTGGACGGGCGGCAGGTCGGTGATTTACACCAGTGTCTCGGGCCGAACTGCATCGAGGCGGCGCGACCCAACTCCAAATACTGCTCTGAGGACTGCGGCATGAAACTCGCAGCCAA ccgGATATACGAGATTTTGCCGCAGCGGATCCAGCAGTGGCAGCAGAGTCCGTGTGTGGCGGAGGAGCAGGGCAGGAAGCAGCTGGAGCGAATCAGACGCGAGCAGCAGGCCGCCCGCCTTCGCCTCGCCGAGATGGAGCGCCGCTTCCACGAGCTGGAGGGAATCATCGCCAAGGCCAAGCAGCAGGACGTGCAGCAGGACGAGGAG GTGAGTGAAACTGAGGGCGAGGACACGGACCTGCAGATCTTCTGTGTGTCCTGCAGTCACCCCATTAACCCCAAAGTGGCGCTGCGTCATATGGAGCGATGCTACGCCAAG TATGAGAGTCAGACGTCGTTTGGATCTATTTTCCCGACGCGAATTGAAGG GGCGACGAGGCTGTTCTGTGATGTTTATAATCCTCAGAGTAAAACTTACTGTAAGAGGCTTCAGGTTTTGTGTCCGGAACATTCCAGAGACCCGAAG gtgccGGTGGATGAGGTGTGCGGGTGTCCGTTAGTGAGGAACGTGTTTGAGGAGTCGGGGGAGTTCTGCAGGGTCTCGAAGAGGAAGTGTAATAAACATTACTGCTGGGAGAAACTGAGGAGAGCAGAGGTGGATCTGGAGCGCGTCAGAGTG TGGTATAAGCTGGACGAGCTGTTTGAGCAGGAGCGAAACGTCCGGACGGCGATGACCAACCGAGCCGGACTCCTCGCGCTGATGCTGCACCAAACCATCCAGCACGACCCGCTCACCACCGACCTGCGCAGCAACAAGGACCGATAA
- the cxxc1b gene encoding CXXC-type zinc finger protein 1b isoform X2, whose protein sequence is MDHTPALDNSSMEEENAPLYCICRKPDINCFMIGCDSCNEWFHGHCINVTEKMAKAIREWYCKRCQDKDPSLEIKYRSKKNREKDGEIHRAEKRSSTPDFKLEKRRGSKVKRSARMCGECEPCRRTEDCAQCDFCKDMKKFGGPNKIRQKCRLRQCVVRARKMLRVRDEELSLRERRDNIMHRRYSDEFDGNEMELFQQYKEQNLMWGSEDEDVPVFSPVRRKKAIKVKHVKRREKKFDKKKESRRHKQKQKHKDRIRHNSRVDGRQVGDLHQCLGPNCIEAARPNSKYCSEDCGMKLAANRIYEILPQRIQQWQQSPCVAEEQGRKQLERIRREQQAARLRLAEMERRFHELEGIIAKAKQQDVQQDEEVSETEGEDTDLQIFCVSCSHPINPKVALRHMERCYAKYESQTSFGSIFPTRIEGATRLFCDVYNPQSKTYCKRLQVLCPEHSRDPKVPVDEVCGCPLVRNVFEESGEFCRVSKRKCNKHYCWEKLRRAEVDLERVRVWYKLDELFEQERNVRTAMTNRAGLLALMLHQTIQHDPLTTDLRSNKDR, encoded by the exons ATGGATCACACTCCAGCTCTGGATAACAGCAGCATGGAGGAGGAGAACGCTCCGCTCTACTGCATCTGTCGGAAACCAGATATCAACTGTTTTATGAT CGGCTGCGACAGCTGTAACGAGTGGTTTCATGGTCACTGTATAAACGTAACGGAGAAGATGGCCAAAGCTATCAGAGAGTGGTACTGCAAGAGATGCCaag ACAAGGACCCGTCTCTAGAGATCAAATATCGATCCAAGAAGAATCGAGAAAAGGACGGAGAAATTCACCGAGCTGAGAAACGCTCCAGTACTCCAGACTTCAAACTGGAAAAACGCAGAGGATCTAAA GTGAAGCGTTCAGCGCGGATGTGTGGTGAGTGTGAACCCTGCCGGCGCACCGAGGACTGCGCTCAGTGTGATTTCTGCAAAGATATGAAAAAATTTGGAGGCCCAAACAAAATCCGTCAGAAATGTCGACTGAGGCAGTGTGTCGTTCGCGCTCGG AAAATGCTGCGAGTGCGGGATGAGGAGTTATCTCTGCGCGAGAGGAGGGATAATATAATGCACAGACGATACTCGGACGAGTTCGACGGGAACGAGATGGAGCTGTTCCAGCAGTACAAAGAGCAGAACCTG ATGTGGGGCAGTGAGGACGAGGACGTCCCGGTGTTCAGTCCGGTCCGCCGCAAAAAAGCTATTAAAGTCAAACATGTTAAACGCAGAGAgaagaaatttgacaaaaag AAAGAGTCCCGGCGtcacaaacagaaacagaagcataaagaccgaattcggcacaacagccgAGTGGACGGGCGGCAGGTCGGTGATTTACACCAGTGTCTCGGGCCGAACTGCATCGAGGCGGCGCGACCCAACTCCAAATACTGCTCTGAGGACTGCGGCATGAAACTCGCAGCCAA ccgGATATACGAGATTTTGCCGCAGCGGATCCAGCAGTGGCAGCAGAGTCCGTGTGTGGCGGAGGAGCAGGGCAGGAAGCAGCTGGAGCGAATCAGACGCGAGCAGCAGGCCGCCCGCCTTCGCCTCGCCGAGATGGAGCGCCGCTTCCACGAGCTGGAGGGAATCATCGCCAAGGCCAAGCAGCAGGACGTGCAGCAGGACGAGGAG GTGAGTGAAACTGAGGGCGAGGACACGGACCTGCAGATCTTCTGTGTGTCCTGCAGTCACCCCATTAACCCCAAAGTGGCGCTGCGTCATATGGAGCGATGCTACGCCAAG TATGAGAGTCAGACGTCGTTTGGATCTATTTTCCCGACGCGAATTGAAGG GGCGACGAGGCTGTTCTGTGATGTTTATAATCCTCAGAGTAAAACTTACTGTAAGAGGCTTCAGGTTTTGTGTCCGGAACATTCCAGAGACCCGAAG gtgccGGTGGATGAGGTGTGCGGGTGTCCGTTAGTGAGGAACGTGTTTGAGGAGTCGGGGGAGTTCTGCAGGGTCTCGAAGAGGAAGTGTAATAAACATTACTGCTGGGAGAAACTGAGGAGAGCAGAGGTGGATCTGGAGCGCGTCAGAGTG TGGTATAAGCTGGACGAGCTGTTTGAGCAGGAGCGAAACGTCCGGACGGCGATGACCAACCGAGCCGGACTCCTCGCGCTGATGCTGCACCAAACCATCCAGCACGACCCGCTCACCACCGACCTGCGCAGCAACAAGGACCGATAA
- the si:dkey-245f22.3 gene encoding uncharacterized protein si:dkey-245f22.3 produces MTEPQEETRPEREFSISAAPTETTAKNSGSSVSDYRPGLQDSHDASQLLHLQDPEPLVLDLALGVKSVERLLVCDSLKPPSTHHPSSHCSTCSCHLCYHHTSSASKTHLSRSSAHSQQRPGDDLCASVLLACLFCRVEECVSAAVDGLQQCVSCLCSELCSRLCCCDPASLEPVLEACPGCDPGGCVDSYLCSDCAACELCLHATECLEFGMEISQLLFH; encoded by the exons ATGACCGAACCACAGGAAGAAACCAGACCagagagagagttcagcatcAGTGCAGCTCCGACTGAAACTACAGCGAAGAACAGCG GATCATCAGTGAGTGATTACAGACCCGGCCTGCAGGACAGTCATGATGCCTCTCAGCTTCTTCACCTACAGGATCCTGAGCCTCTGGTTTTGG ATTTAGCTTTGGGTGTTAAATCCGTGGAGAGGCTGCTGGTTTGTGATTCTCTAAAACCTCCATCCACACACCACCCGTCCTCACACTGCTCCACCTGCAGCTGTCACCTCTGCTATCACCACACCTCCTCCGCCTCAAAGACTCACCTGAGCCGGAGCTCCGCCCACAGCCAGCAGCGGCCTGGAGACG ATCTGTGTGCGTCTGTGCTGCTGGCGTGTCTGTTCTGCCGGGTGGAGGAGTGTGTGTCGGCCGCAGTAGACGGGCTGCAGCAGTGTGTGTCCTGCCTGTGCTCTGAACTGTGCTCTAGACTGTGCTGCTGTGACCCCGCCTCTCTGGAGCCTGTGCTGGAGGCGTGTCCCGGCTGTGACCCGGGCGGCTGCGTGGACTCGTACCTGTGCAGCGACTGTGCAGCGTGTGAACTGTGTCTGCATGCGACGGAGTGTCTGGAGTTCGGGATGGAGATTTCTCAGCTCCTGTTTCACTGA